One window from the genome of Dyadobacter sp. CECT 9275 encodes:
- a CDS encoding helix-turn-helix domain-containing protein — translation MSIVSNNIKYLRRLNGLTQEQFARKIAIKRSLLGAYEEARANPNLTNLKNMAAAFGISVDNLLKNDLRKLRETPDLSLPLSASRQMTVSHSGQTPAAPPVQRVPAMSEPQPLSKIIDKFQAIPPEIRTVSRQVNLKPVNGGTYQPAEHPRTATPQPVPQVPADSRRPAASPSAESHQMNQLPVFNNQYTAHEQVPAKEKEQEYPVIQWVARKYQSEYLANYQNPAYLTQLPAFQLPNLPAGYYRAFESGEDFPLPGSLLVGTFVRNWFDIRDGIQYIFVLRHHGFVFRRAYNQVKERGILLLSSENPAIAPSEIPLHEVLEVWDIKAFVSMQLPAPQPSLGRISELLDEMQKEIGQLY, via the coding sequence ATGAGTATCGTAAGCAATAATATCAAATACCTCCGCAGGCTTAACGGCTTGACACAGGAGCAGTTTGCGAGAAAAATAGCCATTAAAAGGTCACTTTTAGGGGCTTATGAAGAAGCACGCGCCAATCCCAACCTTACTAATCTGAAGAATATGGCAGCTGCTTTTGGCATCAGCGTGGACAATTTACTAAAAAACGATCTTCGGAAATTAAGAGAAACGCCAGATCTTTCACTGCCTCTGAGTGCTTCCCGGCAAATGACTGTTTCGCACTCTGGGCAGACCCCTGCTGCTCCTCCGGTGCAACGGGTTCCGGCGATGTCCGAGCCACAGCCTTTGTCCAAAATAATCGACAAATTTCAGGCCATACCACCAGAGATCAGAACGGTTTCGCGGCAGGTAAACCTAAAACCAGTGAACGGAGGTACCTATCAGCCAGCAGAGCACCCTCGGACTGCAACACCTCAGCCGGTTCCTCAGGTACCTGCTGATAGTCGTCGCCCGGCGGCATCTCCCTCGGCTGAAAGTCATCAAATGAATCAGTTGCCGGTTTTTAATAACCAGTATACTGCTCATGAACAAGTACCAGCAAAGGAAAAAGAGCAGGAGTATCCTGTGATTCAATGGGTTGCCCGCAAGTACCAGAGTGAGTACTTAGCCAACTACCAAAATCCCGCTTACCTTACCCAGCTGCCTGCTTTTCAGTTACCGAATCTCCCTGCGGGCTATTACCGTGCTTTTGAAAGCGGTGAGGATTTCCCACTGCCGGGATCCTTACTGGTAGGTACCTTTGTAAGGAACTGGTTTGATATTCGGGATGGCATACAGTATATTTTTGTACTTCGCCATCACGGCTTTGTATTCCGCCGCGCCTACAACCAGGTGAAAGAGCGGGGTATCCTGTTATTATCATCTGAGAATCCAGCCATTGCCCCTTCCGAAATTCCGCTGCATGAGGTACTTGAGGTATGGGATATCAAGGCATTCGTAAGCATGCAACTGCCTGCACCTCAGCCGTCACTGGGCCGGATTTCGGAACTATTGGATGAAATGCAGAAAGAGATCGGTCAGCTTTATTAA
- a CDS encoding tetratricopeptide repeat protein, with protein sequence MPKTNFLSCGSFLLPAIFMVVVMASCQNDARHNTRIPPVVKKSKTQWQNDALESLTDLISRSIDTDVNYYKRARIFLDQEQYQEALSDINEAIYEQANAGEYFLLRSKINLELDQIDNALEDAERAEALQQTSPELYILLADIYQTRKSFNKATAYLNQAQKMAPYDGSVYYVKGMLLAHQGDSLGSLASLNEAINMNPRLLRAYEQSTIIHGKLNNYGQALAYNNRAIARFPARSELYFERAEIYRYLSKPDTAIIFYKKAISINPKYTEALKLLAETGISIQAYHESLPALEQLQRLSPGDKRTITMLGYCFEKLGNFEKAKEYYGIILAKTPTDQDARYGMWRIRQKENAYLTDSYFPAEDDQSGYKDLDTTRVKINLLQPRGTTNIKVDSSRKAKIE encoded by the coding sequence ATGCCGAAAACGAATTTTCTATCCTGTGGTTCATTTCTTTTACCCGCCATTTTTATGGTGGTGGTGATGGCTTCGTGCCAGAACGACGCGCGGCATAATACCCGTATTCCCCCCGTGGTCAAAAAATCAAAAACCCAGTGGCAAAACGACGCCCTCGAATCACTTACCGACCTCATCAGCCGAAGTATTGATACCGACGTAAATTATTACAAAAGAGCAAGGATTTTTCTGGATCAGGAACAATATCAGGAGGCACTCAGTGATATTAATGAAGCTATTTATGAACAGGCTAATGCAGGGGAGTACTTTTTACTTCGGAGCAAAATCAATCTAGAGCTGGACCAGATAGACAATGCACTGGAAGATGCCGAACGTGCCGAGGCATTACAGCAAACCAGTCCAGAGCTCTATATACTCCTGGCGGACATATACCAGACCCGCAAGAGCTTTAACAAAGCGACGGCATATCTTAATCAGGCACAAAAAATGGCTCCCTATGATGGCTCTGTTTATTATGTGAAGGGTATGCTTCTGGCTCACCAAGGAGACAGCCTGGGAAGCCTGGCTAGTCTGAACGAGGCCATTAATATGAATCCGAGACTTTTAAGAGCATACGAACAAAGCACCATCATCCACGGCAAGCTCAACAACTATGGGCAGGCATTGGCTTACAATAACAGAGCCATTGCCCGTTTTCCTGCGCGGTCGGAGCTCTATTTTGAAAGGGCGGAGATTTACCGGTATTTATCCAAACCCGATACGGCCATCATTTTCTATAAAAAGGCTATTTCCATCAATCCAAAGTATACGGAGGCATTGAAACTTTTGGCCGAAACCGGCATTAGCATACAGGCTTATCATGAATCACTACCGGCCTTGGAACAGTTGCAGAGACTTTCCCCGGGTGACAAACGAACTATTACGATGCTCGGTTATTGTTTTGAAAAACTTGGAAACTTTGAAAAGGCCAAGGAGTATTACGGTATCATTCTTGCCAAAACACCCACCGATCAGGATGCCAGATATGGCATGTGGCGCATCAGGCAAAAGGAAAACGCCTATCTGACTGATTCCTACTTTCCTGCCGAAGACGACCAGTCGGGATATAAGGACCTGGATACAACCAGGGTAAAAATTAATTTGCTTCAGCCACGGGGAACCACAAATATAAAAGTAGATTCTTCGCGAAAGGCTAAAATTGAATAG
- a CDS encoding SIR2 family NAD-dependent protein deacylase — translation MKKLVVLSGAGISAESGVSTFRDNGGLWDNYRIEDVATPEAWRKNQELVLDFYNQRRKQALNVSPNAAHLALAELEKDYDVTIITQNVDNLHERAGSSRVIHLHGELFKVRSTKNADLVYDLDGWELKTGDLCELGSQLRPHIVWFGEGVPLMDEAIDITAGADIFLVIGTSLAVYPAAGLVHYVDAGKPIYIVDPARPDIILKPNMTFIQEKATIGITLFTKELEKLE, via the coding sequence ATGAAAAAACTTGTTGTCCTTTCCGGAGCAGGAATAAGTGCCGAAAGCGGTGTAAGTACCTTTCGGGATAATGGTGGATTGTGGGATAATTATCGGATAGAAGATGTGGCAACTCCCGAAGCCTGGCGTAAAAATCAGGAACTGGTGCTTGACTTTTATAATCAGCGCAGGAAGCAGGCACTGAACGTATCTCCGAATGCAGCACATCTGGCGCTGGCGGAACTGGAAAAAGACTACGACGTCACTATCATTACCCAAAATGTAGATAATCTGCATGAACGCGCCGGCTCCTCCCGTGTGATACATCTGCATGGCGAGTTGTTTAAAGTAAGAAGTACTAAAAATGCGGACCTTGTGTATGACCTGGACGGCTGGGAACTGAAAACCGGTGACCTTTGTGAACTGGGCAGCCAGCTGCGTCCGCACATCGTGTGGTTTGGCGAAGGAGTACCTCTTATGGACGAGGCGATTGATATCACTGCCGGGGCCGACATCTTTCTGGTGATCGGAACATCACTTGCCGTGTATCCCGCAGCAGGACTTGTTCATTATGTCGACGCCGGAAAACCTATTTATATTGTGGATCCTGCCAGGCCGGATATTATTCTGAAACCAAATATGACTTTCATTCAGGAAAAAGCGACCATAGGGATAACACTCTTTACAAAGGAGCTGGAAAAACTGGAATAA
- a CDS encoding bifunctional 5,10-methylenetetrahydrofolate dehydrogenase/5,10-methenyltetrahydrofolate cyclohydrolase, with translation MQLLDGKAISSQIKSEIKTEVENWVASGGKKPHLAAILVGEDGASQTYVASKIRSCEEIGFTSTLLRFASDISEQTLLDAVASLNNDPEIDGFIVQLPLPNHISENTIMEAVDPKKDVDGFHPINVGRMCKGLPAYISATPFGILEMLIRAGIETAGKHCVVIGRSQIVGLPMSILMQRNEYPGNCTVTITHSKTRNLKEICQTADILIVALGRPEFVTADYVKEGAVVIDVGISRVEDATKKSGFAIKGDVNFADVAPKSSYITPVPGGVGLMTICGLLTNTLKAARKEIYS, from the coding sequence ATGCAGTTACTTGATGGGAAGGCGATATCCTCCCAGATAAAATCAGAGATCAAAACAGAGGTAGAAAACTGGGTTGCTTCAGGTGGAAAAAAACCCCATTTAGCAGCTATACTGGTGGGTGAAGATGGCGCCAGCCAAACTTACGTCGCTTCAAAAATAAGGAGCTGCGAGGAAATTGGTTTTACCTCTACCCTGCTCCGATTTGCATCTGATATTTCGGAACAAACGCTGCTCGATGCTGTGGCATCGTTGAACAATGATCCTGAGATCGACGGGTTCATCGTGCAGCTGCCACTTCCAAATCATATATCGGAAAATACGATCATGGAAGCTGTTGATCCCAAAAAAGATGTGGATGGCTTCCACCCGATCAACGTAGGAAGAATGTGCAAAGGGTTACCGGCCTACATTTCCGCAACACCGTTTGGGATTCTGGAAATGCTGATCCGAGCTGGAATTGAAACTGCGGGCAAACATTGTGTGGTGATCGGCCGCAGCCAGATCGTGGGCCTGCCTATGAGCATTCTTATGCAACGGAACGAATATCCTGGCAATTGTACCGTAACCATTACCCATAGCAAAACACGCAATCTAAAGGAGATCTGCCAGACAGCCGACATACTCATTGTAGCGCTGGGCCGTCCGGAATTTGTGACCGCCGATTACGTAAAAGAGGGAGCTGTGGTAATTGATGTGGGTATCAGCCGGGTGGAGGATGCAACCAAAAAGAGCGGCTTTGCCATCAAAGGAGATGTGAACTTTGCTGATGTAGCCCCAAAAAGTAGTTATATCACGCCTGTACCCGGTGGAGTGGGCCTTATGACAATCTGCGGTTTGCTAACCAACACCCTGAAAGCAGCAAGGAAAGAGATTTATTCGTAG
- a CDS encoding EVE domain-containing protein: MNYWLVKSEPFKYSWDHFVAEGKSMWDGVRNYQARNNMMAMKAGDLVLFYHSNEGKEVVGLAKVAKEHYPDPTTDDPRWVVVNLVPVEKFPKTVTLAYMKSDERLKDMALIKQSRLSVIPLKAEEFDLIVALAHE, encoded by the coding sequence ATGAATTACTGGCTGGTAAAATCCGAACCATTTAAATATTCCTGGGATCATTTTGTAGCGGAAGGGAAATCGATGTGGGATGGCGTCCGTAACTATCAGGCGCGTAATAACATGATGGCCATGAAAGCAGGCGACCTGGTGTTGTTCTATCACAGCAACGAAGGCAAAGAGGTAGTGGGCCTTGCAAAAGTGGCTAAAGAACATTATCCCGATCCTACCACGGACGATCCGCGCTGGGTAGTGGTGAACCTGGTACCGGTAGAAAAATTCCCCAAAACGGTAACGCTGGCTTATATGAAAAGTGATGAAAGGCTTAAAGATATGGCCCTGATCAAACAATCCAGGTTATCTGTAATTCCGTTAAAAGCAGAAGAATTCGACCTAATTGTTGCACTCGCACATGAATAA
- a CDS encoding aldehyde dehydrogenase family protein, with the protein MSPSELVQIFQKQKANKMVIARSTTEQRKEKLLRLKQYLLTHTDEICEATMEDFSKPMAETVIGELLVLVNEISYTCKNLKRWMKPQRLVTPLAAMGTSSFIQYEAKGNVLIMAPWNYPVGLAVKPLISAIAAGCVAIVKPSEMTPKSARFVRKMVERIFPADEVMVVEGDAEVARELLKLPFDHIFFTGSPATAKEVMKAAAEHLTSVTLELGGKSPSVVDETADVAKTAESIVWAKFFNNGQTCIAPDYVLVQESVREDFMKAMKASIQKMYDPDGQGTERSSSYARIVNLKHFNRIAGYLDEAVSLGAQIVSGGSRSEESRFISPTLLTGVSDQMKVMQEEIFGPVLPVMSYRKLDEAITCINSKPKPLALYLHSRNRANTDYVLQNTSSGNALVNELLTQFGNPELPFGGVGNSGSGKANGVYGFREFSNAKGIMKRRFGTLKFLYPPYSEKLVGWLKKGLRYL; encoded by the coding sequence ATGTCTCCATCTGAATTAGTACAGATTTTCCAGAAGCAAAAGGCTAACAAAATGGTTATTGCGAGGTCCACCACCGAGCAGCGCAAGGAAAAACTGCTTCGTTTAAAGCAGTACCTGCTCACTCACACCGACGAAATTTGCGAAGCCACCATGGAGGATTTTAGTAAACCCATGGCTGAAACGGTTATCGGGGAACTGTTGGTCCTGGTAAATGAAATAAGTTATACCTGCAAAAATCTGAAACGCTGGATGAAACCGCAGCGGCTGGTGACGCCGCTTGCTGCAATGGGTACTTCGTCATTTATTCAGTATGAGGCCAAAGGCAATGTTTTAATTATGGCGCCTTGGAATTATCCGGTAGGCCTGGCCGTAAAACCTTTGATATCTGCCATTGCAGCAGGCTGTGTGGCGATCGTTAAGCCGTCAGAAATGACACCAAAATCGGCAAGGTTTGTCAGAAAAATGGTGGAGCGTATTTTTCCTGCGGATGAAGTAATGGTGGTGGAGGGAGATGCGGAGGTAGCCCGGGAGCTATTAAAACTGCCTTTTGATCATATATTTTTCACGGGCAGTCCTGCTACTGCAAAGGAAGTGATGAAAGCAGCCGCCGAGCATCTGACATCCGTAACGCTGGAGCTTGGGGGAAAATCTCCTTCGGTGGTGGATGAAACTGCAGACGTTGCCAAAACTGCGGAAAGCATTGTCTGGGCTAAGTTTTTCAACAACGGGCAAACCTGCATAGCGCCGGATTATGTGCTGGTGCAGGAATCTGTCAGGGAGGATTTTATGAAAGCGATGAAAGCAAGTATTCAAAAAATGTATGATCCGGACGGGCAGGGGACGGAACGGTCATCATCCTATGCGCGTATCGTGAACCTGAAACACTTTAACAGGATTGCAGGATACCTGGACGAAGCGGTTTCTCTGGGTGCGCAAATCGTGTCGGGTGGAAGCCGGAGCGAAGAAAGCCGTTTTATTTCACCCACCTTACTTACCGGAGTATCCGATCAGATGAAGGTGATGCAGGAAGAGATATTCGGGCCGGTACTGCCAGTGATGTCGTACCGGAAGTTGGACGAGGCGATTACCTGCATTAATTCCAAACCAAAACCTCTGGCTTTATACTTACATTCCCGGAATAGGGCAAATACTGATTATGTGCTGCAAAATACCAGTTCGGGTAATGCACTGGTCAACGAGTTGTTAACGCAGTTTGGTAATCCCGAACTGCCTTTTGGTGGGGTAGGTAACAGCGGATCGGGGAAGGCCAACGGCGTGTACGGTTTTCGTGAGTTCAGCAATGCAAAGGGAATTATGAAAAGGCGTTTCGGTACACTGAAATTTCTGTACCCTCCTTATTCTGAGAAACTTGTGGGGTGGCTGAAAAAGGGATTAAGGTATTTGTAA
- a CDS encoding 2'-5' RNA ligase family protein — MASIQEGQIDLFGGTAARCEYYPVLIPDEGTLREIHALNEVLVTQLGLKPSQLVKMPHISIDGIICPENDLKVTASITEFLLQQSPLSVSFSEVGYFPGRGGVTVKLGIRNPDPILAFNRQFMTAVQGKITKLNLHLTLARYVNRELFDLMNQHNIIYPKSCICRSVAILKKRDKEKGPYVNIGTVDFGL; from the coding sequence ATGGCATCAATACAAGAAGGGCAGATTGATTTATTTGGTGGCACTGCGGCGCGTTGTGAATACTATCCCGTACTGATACCCGATGAAGGAACGCTTAGGGAAATTCACGCGCTGAACGAGGTTTTGGTAACACAACTTGGACTTAAACCTTCCCAGCTGGTGAAAATGCCGCATATTTCGATAGACGGAATTATTTGTCCTGAAAATGACTTGAAAGTGACAGCTTCCATCACTGAATTTCTGTTGCAGCAATCACCGTTATCCGTATCGTTCTCGGAGGTAGGATACTTCCCTGGAAGAGGTGGCGTTACGGTTAAACTGGGTATCCGGAATCCTGACCCTATTCTGGCATTTAACCGGCAGTTTATGACAGCTGTTCAGGGTAAAATCACAAAATTAAACCTTCACCTGACTCTGGCAAGGTATGTCAATCGCGAGCTTTTTGATCTGATGAACCAACACAACATTATCTATCCTAAAAGCTGTATCTGCCGGAGCGTGGCTATTTTAAAAAAAAGGGATAAAGAAAAAGGACCTTATGTAAATATCGGGACGGTTGATTTTGGTTTGTAG
- a CDS encoding class I SAM-dependent methyltransferase, with amino-acid sequence MLLLSPEQQTDYQLIDTGGFEKLERFGPYILSRPEPQAIWDKSLSDAEWEQRSNAVFKRDKNSQEKGQWVAKGDMPERWITQYRSGSLHLRAKLALSSFKHVGIFPEQATNWDFISKKLSGIKSEKPSVLNLFAYTGLASLAAKAAGADVTHVDAVKQVISWSRENMELSGLQNIRWVVEDALKFVQREVRRGNQYNGIILDPPAYGRGPDGEKWLLEENLNEILRLCALLLKKENYFFIINLYSLGFSALIVDNLIKAHFGQDIHHEYGELFIADTFGKRLPLGVFSRFSDIVN; translated from the coding sequence ATGCTTTTACTTTCACCTGAACAGCAAACCGATTACCAACTGATAGATACCGGAGGTTTTGAAAAACTGGAAAGATTCGGCCCGTATATCCTTTCACGCCCCGAACCGCAGGCCATCTGGGACAAATCCCTCTCCGATGCTGAATGGGAGCAAAGGAGTAACGCGGTTTTCAAGCGAGACAAAAATTCTCAGGAAAAAGGCCAATGGGTTGCTAAAGGTGATATGCCCGAAAGGTGGATTACCCAATACAGATCGGGCAGCCTTCATCTTAGGGCCAAACTGGCGCTTTCATCTTTCAAGCACGTAGGTATCTTCCCTGAACAAGCGACCAACTGGGATTTTATTTCGAAAAAGCTTTCAGGTATTAAATCTGAAAAGCCCTCTGTTCTGAATCTTTTCGCTTACACCGGACTGGCTTCGCTTGCGGCCAAGGCCGCCGGTGCAGACGTTACCCATGTGGATGCCGTAAAGCAGGTTATCAGCTGGTCGCGTGAGAACATGGAACTTAGCGGGCTTCAGAACATCCGCTGGGTGGTGGAAGATGCGCTGAAATTTGTACAAAGAGAAGTTCGCCGGGGAAACCAGTATAACGGTATCATATTGGATCCGCCGGCCTATGGCCGCGGGCCGGATGGCGAAAAATGGCTGCTGGAAGAAAACCTCAACGAGATACTGCGCCTGTGCGCGCTGCTGCTAAAAAAGGAAAACTATTTTTTCATTATCAATCTCTATTCGCTTGGCTTCTCCGCACTGATCGTCGATAACCTGATCAAGGCACATTTCGGACAGGATATCCATCATGAGTATGGCGAACTGTTCATAGCAGATACCTTCGGGAAAAGACTTCCGCTCGGTGTATTTTCCCGTTTTTCAGATATTGTTAATTAA
- the menB gene encoding 1,4-dihydroxy-2-naphthoyl-CoA synthase: protein MAASVQWETIKEYQDILFLLHEGIAKISINRPHKHNAFTPQTVTEMIDAMHICREDPRIEVIILSGEGGKAFCSGGDQSVRGHGGYVGDDHVPRLNVLDLQRMIRSIPKVVIAMVAGWAIGGGHVLHVICDMSIAAENARFGQTGPKVGSFDGGFGASYLARVVGQKKAREIWFLCDQYDAAEALNMGLVNKVVPLEDLESTTIEWCKKIQQKSPLSIRMLKSAFNAELDGQAGIQELAGNATLLYYLSDEAKEGFNSFLEKRTPDFSKFPKFP from the coding sequence ATGGCTGCTTCAGTTCAATGGGAAACCATTAAGGAATATCAGGATATACTTTTCCTTCTTCACGAAGGTATTGCTAAAATTAGTATCAATCGTCCGCACAAACATAATGCCTTTACACCTCAGACCGTCACTGAGATGATCGATGCAATGCATATTTGCCGCGAAGATCCTCGTATAGAGGTCATTATTCTTTCGGGCGAAGGCGGGAAAGCATTTTGCTCCGGCGGAGATCAGTCTGTAAGAGGACATGGCGGGTATGTAGGCGATGACCACGTTCCGCGTTTGAACGTCCTTGATCTTCAGCGGATGATCCGGTCCATCCCCAAGGTGGTGATTGCGATGGTTGCGGGCTGGGCTATCGGCGGAGGCCACGTGCTGCATGTGATATGTGATATGTCCATTGCAGCAGAAAATGCACGTTTCGGACAAACCGGCCCGAAGGTCGGCAGTTTTGATGGTGGTTTCGGGGCTTCTTACCTGGCACGTGTGGTGGGCCAGAAAAAGGCGAGGGAAATCTGGTTTCTCTGCGACCAGTATGACGCCGCAGAAGCGTTGAATATGGGCTTGGTCAACAAGGTGGTTCCGCTGGAAGACCTGGAAAGTACTACCATTGAATGGTGTAAGAAAATTCAGCAGAAGAGCCCGCTTTCCATCCGGATGCTCAAAAGTGCTTTCAATGCGGAATTGGACGGACAGGCAGGAATTCAAGAACTTGCGGGAAATGCAACCTTGCTTTATTATCTTAGTGATGAAGCAAAAGAAGGTTTTAATTCGTTCCTGGAAAAACGAACCCCTGATTTTAGTAAATTCCCCAAGTTTCCCTGA
- a CDS encoding AMP-binding protein, protein MWQTSRETLLSQPPPENPYELKCYDFLKEWINGTEVITLFTSGSTGTPKPIDLYRNQLISSALMTGEALKLSAGSRALVCLNVNYIAGMMMLIRGMELGWELTITEPSANPLLHLNHALRFDFTSMVPMQLAACLHDTATREAVTRFDKILLGGAPVSPVLQHEISLLTNQVYHSYGMTETVSHVALKQLSPMKEDDYNVLPGIRFGVDERGCLYISGAVTNSQIVQTNDLVEITSKNTFKWIGRADNIINSGGVKIVLDRIDEIVSDVFFRLNYTHVFFTWFEEDNLLGQKLILMVEARPDQMASEQVLVEIRKQVSAYETPKHVYFAEQFFRTATDKIDKRRTAQTILKLPNE, encoded by the coding sequence ATGTGGCAAACCAGCCGGGAAACATTGTTAAGTCAGCCTCCTCCCGAAAATCCATATGAACTGAAATGTTATGATTTCCTGAAAGAGTGGATCAACGGAACCGAAGTAATTACACTGTTTACCTCCGGCTCGACCGGAACTCCCAAACCGATAGATCTTTACAGGAATCAGTTGATAAGCAGCGCGCTCATGACCGGGGAGGCTCTGAAACTGAGCGCGGGCTCTCGTGCGCTGGTTTGTCTGAATGTGAATTACATTGCCGGCATGATGATGCTCATCCGCGGCATGGAGCTGGGGTGGGAGCTGACCATTACGGAACCATCGGCTAATCCGTTATTACATCTGAACCATGCGCTGCGTTTTGATTTCACATCCATGGTTCCGATGCAACTGGCGGCATGTCTGCATGATACCGCCACCAGGGAGGCCGTAACACGTTTTGATAAAATATTGCTGGGCGGGGCACCGGTGTCTCCGGTTTTACAGCATGAAATTTCATTACTCACAAACCAGGTATACCACAGCTATGGCATGACGGAAACCGTTTCGCATGTCGCTTTGAAACAGCTGTCGCCAATGAAAGAAGACGATTATAATGTTCTCCCAGGTATACGTTTTGGGGTGGACGAACGCGGATGTTTGTATATCAGTGGAGCAGTAACAAATTCTCAGATAGTTCAAACAAACGATCTGGTAGAAATTACTTCAAAAAATACATTTAAATGGATTGGCCGGGCAGACAATATCATTAATTCGGGAGGGGTAAAAATTGTGCTTGACAGGATAGATGAAATCGTTTCGGATGTGTTTTTCAGGTTAAATTATACACATGTTTTTTTTACATGGTTTGAAGAAGACAATCTTTTGGGGCAGAAACTCATACTGATGGTGGAAGCCCGACCGGATCAAATGGCCTCGGAACAGGTGCTGGTAGAAATAAGAAAGCAGGTTTCAGCCTATGAAACACCAAAACATGTTTACTTTGCAGAACAGTTTTTTAGAACTGCAACGGATAAAATCGATAAGCGCCGGACAGCACAAACCATACTGAAATTGCCAAATGAATAA